From the Pomacea canaliculata isolate SZHN2017 linkage group LG14, ASM307304v1, whole genome shotgun sequence genome, one window contains:
- the LOC112555944 gene encoding uncharacterized protein LOC112555944 isoform X1, with protein sequence MEEEQAQQVATREMVDFIRGQYPHLHSDCHFVPDELFSRTNYTALRELSSPFDGVVWRQDETELSSVCCDRTEAVVRRVLRHVIQREPLFVLSNFSFDNYLTKTLSSTEMSRMKMTLSTVKDLFPNLSQLETTLRRGDFDNLIISRKMGLLVIEVKTIGIQINANVPELPREEMDISDKSYEQKVTQGISQLDKAGVVLHHLFQDCRKSLPVTKCLALPNLPRRLLECIVSRSPDLQHAFCRCLDASSVAEAAAKCLCADDLTPGEETAHDPRMTWWCHVTTDSSAVEDETKRHLSEKEYEVIICRLCGPYSKHPVENRKNARQEVRTVDDVVYLTGVRFGAAVLGEDQLEVFKSDERFVYLAGPPGSGKTLILGLKAVHWAEEGYHVIFLGVEGVAWGSLVSRTLFQRVTEFMRSKVERANKRDRCERGISIGDQATPAPQGKKKRKKKKRTGNEDYSQSNHVNDATGCNRSSVDVSDDDTSMQTEDTTPTAHEPPLASDPCTQTCHVHYHEVAMDTHAEAFLEELVNKYQARGKGLRFVLDEIPEKMTLPRLSNNVSGIIRRLAGCVDHYEQLLREADQGEVGGQRETSATPAIEGAALVRENTVKINQHLGIVAKVMEKMVTAKEKHSVLRCDPWPARLMEVDRLYRTLCEYSQRVRAWGTHTRHHLEQVQVLLQEASGLFFNLQTWLTSFTLHDICCAIVGRGDPVDVGLWGSGVYVTYQPQSLQLKQLTRCLRCPPNVQIILEETNKDMVHPTDFAYTTSAAVVNPNLPLPTQGPPIQLLDHRGHVTEAREVIDCRKCGETLANYILDKIGNPLSPLHAEDIFIVGPFDVGEKNPPLIRTLIDRGIGVQTEQHTISKPPPYPGCVFAVGGAAVQGLEAKLVVFIPEVSRIPLDKADLKQFRPDLPDWLRSMGRWNRCHLWFVASRTLSQLIVFHV encoded by the exons GCCCAACAGGTGGCTACCCGAGAAATGGTTGACTTCATCCGGGGACAGTATCCTCATCTCCACTCAGACTGCCATTTCGTGCCTGATGAGCTCTTCTCGCGGACCAACTACACTGCACTGAGGGAGTTGTCGTCCCCCTTTGATGGTGTCGTCTGGCGTCAGGACGAGACGGAGCTCTCCAGCGTGTGCTGCGACCGCACCGAGGCTGTCGTCAGACGGGTCCTACGTCACGTGATCCAACGGGAACCTCTGTTTGTTCTGTCTAACTTCTCATTCGACAACTACCTCACCAAGACATTAAGCAGCACAGAGATGTCGAGGATGAAGATGACCTTATCTACGGTAAAAGACCTGTTCCCCAACCTCAGCCAACTGGAGACCACTCTGAGGCGAGGGGACTTTGACAACCTCATCATCTCCCGCAAGATGGGGCTGCTTGTCATTGAAGTCAAGACCATTGGCATCCAGATCAATGCCAACGTTCCCGAACTTCCCCGTGAGGAGATGGACATCAGTGACAAAAGCTACGAACAGAAGGTAACTCAAGGCATCAGCCAGCTGGACAAGGCTGGCGTTGTGCTGCATCATCTTTTTCAAGATTGTAGAAAGTCACTTCCGGTCACAAAATGTTTGGCTCTTCCCAACCTTCCCAGACGTCTTCTGGAATGCATAGTCAGCAGGAGCCCTGACCTGCAACAT GCATTCTGCAGGTGTCTGGATGCTTCTTCAGTGGCAGAGGCGGCCGCCAAATGCCTGTGTGCTGACGACCTGACACCTGGGGAAGAAACAGCACACGACCCCCGCATGACCtggtggtgtcacgtgaccacagacAGCTCAGCCGTGGAAGACGAGACGAAAAGACATTTGTCTGAGAAGGAATATGAAGTTATTATTTGCCG GTTGTGCGGGCCTTATTCCAAGCACCCAGTAGAAAACCGCAAGAACGCCAGACAGGAGGTCCGCACTGTCGACGACGTCGTCTACCTGACGGGTGTCCGTTTCGGTGCAGCTGTTCTTGGTGAGGATCAGCTGGAGGTCTTCAAGAGCGACGAACGCTTCGTCTACTTGGCGGGACCACCTGGTTCAGGTAAAACTCTGATTCTGGGCCTGAAAGCTGTTCACTGGGCCGAGGAAGGCTACCACGTCATCTTCCTTGGAGTCGAAGGTGTTGCGTGGGGCAGTCTCGTGTCTAGGACCTTGTTCCAGCGCGTGACAGAGTTCATGAGGTCAAAAGTCGAGAGAGCAAACAAACGTGATCGTTGTGAAAGAGGCATCAGCATAGGAGACCAAGCGACTCCAGCACCGcagggaaaaaagaagagaaagaaaaagaaaaggacaggAAATGAGGACTACAGTCAGAGTAACCATGTTAACGATGCCACTGGCTGTAACCGCTCGTCAGTAGATGTGAGTGACGACGACACCAGCATGCAGACAGAGGACACCACACCCACAGCACACGAGCCTCCCCTAGCAAGCGACCCTTGTACACAGACCTGTCACGTGCACTATCACGAGGTCGCCATGGACACTCACGCAGAAGCATTTCTGGAAGAACTGGTTAACAAGTATCAGGCCCGTGGCAAGGGCCTGCGTTTTGTTTTGGATGAAATTCCTGAGAAAATGACTTTACCCCGACTATCTAACAATGTGTCTGGTATCATCAGGCGACTAGCAGGGTGTGTCGACCATTATGAACAGCTCCTGCGCGAGGCTGATCAGGGCGAGGTCGGAGGTCAACGTGAGACATCTGCGACGCCGGCGATAGAGGGCGCTGCTTTGGTCAGG GAGAACACTGTTAAGATCAACCAGCACCTAGGGATCGTGGCGAAGGTCATGGAGAAGATGGTGACCGCAAAGGAGAAACATTCTGTGCTACGGTGTGACCCATGGCCGGCAAGGTTGATGGAAGTTGACAGGCTATACCGGACTTTGTGTGAGTACAGCCAGAGAGTCCGTGCCTGGGGTACTCACACCCGTCACCACTTGGAACAGGTGCAGGTTCTGCTGCAAGAAGCCTCCGGGCTCTTCTTCAACCTCCAGACCTGGCTGACGTCCTTCACCTTGCACGACATTTGCTGCGCGATTGTGGGGCGCGGTGACCCCGTGGATGTGGGGCTGTGGGGCTCCGGGGTGTACGTCACCTACCAGCCCCAAAGCTTGCAGCTGAAGCAGCTGACACGGTGCCTCCGCTGCCCACCCAATGTGCAGATCATCTTGGAGGAGACCAACAAGGACATGGTG CATCCCACCGATTTTGCTTACACCACAAGCGCAGCAGTGGTCAACCCCAACCTGCCCTTACCAACACAGGGGCCGCCGATACAGCTGCTTGACCaccgaggtcacgtgactgaggcAAGAGAAGTCATAGACTGCAGGAAGTGTGGAGAGACCCTAGCCAACTATATCCTGGACAAAATTG GGAACCCGCTCAGCCCGCTCCACGCGGAAGACATTTTTATCGTCGGCCCGTTTGACGTGGGCGAGAAAAACCCGCCACTGATCCGAACGCTCATCGACAGGGGCATCGGTGTGCAAACAGAACAACACACGATAAGTAAACCCCCACCGTACCCAGGGTGTGTTTTTGCAGTTG GAGGCGCTGCAGTGCAGGGATTGGAGGCCAAGTTGGTAGTCTTCATACCGGAAGTCAGTCGCATACCTCTTGACAAAGCTGATCTCAAACAGTTCCGGCCTGACTTGCCTGACTGGCTCCGAAGCATGGGTCGGTGGAACAGATGCCATCTGTGGTTTGTGGCCTCACGAACTCTCTCACAGCTGATCGTCTTCCACGTGTAG
- the LOC112555944 gene encoding uncharacterized protein LOC112555944 isoform X2, which produces MVDFIRGQYPHLHSDCHFVPDELFSRTNYTALRELSSPFDGVVWRQDETELSSVCCDRTEAVVRRVLRHVIQREPLFVLSNFSFDNYLTKTLSSTEMSRMKMTLSTVKDLFPNLSQLETTLRRGDFDNLIISRKMGLLVIEVKTIGIQINANVPELPREEMDISDKSYEQKVTQGISQLDKAGVVLHHLFQDCRKSLPVTKCLALPNLPRRLLECIVSRSPDLQHAFCRCLDASSVAEAAAKCLCADDLTPGEETAHDPRMTWWCHVTTDSSAVEDETKRHLSEKEYEVIICRLCGPYSKHPVENRKNARQEVRTVDDVVYLTGVRFGAAVLGEDQLEVFKSDERFVYLAGPPGSGKTLILGLKAVHWAEEGYHVIFLGVEGVAWGSLVSRTLFQRVTEFMRSKVERANKRDRCERGISIGDQATPAPQGKKKRKKKKRTGNEDYSQSNHVNDATGCNRSSVDVSDDDTSMQTEDTTPTAHEPPLASDPCTQTCHVHYHEVAMDTHAEAFLEELVNKYQARGKGLRFVLDEIPEKMTLPRLSNNVSGIIRRLAGCVDHYEQLLREADQGEVGGQRETSATPAIEGAALVRENTVKINQHLGIVAKVMEKMVTAKEKHSVLRCDPWPARLMEVDRLYRTLCEYSQRVRAWGTHTRHHLEQVQVLLQEASGLFFNLQTWLTSFTLHDICCAIVGRGDPVDVGLWGSGVYVTYQPQSLQLKQLTRCLRCPPNVQIILEETNKDMVHPTDFAYTTSAAVVNPNLPLPTQGPPIQLLDHRGHVTEAREVIDCRKCGETLANYILDKIGNPLSPLHAEDIFIVGPFDVGEKNPPLIRTLIDRGIGVQTEQHTISKPPPYPGCVFAVGGAAVQGLEAKLVVFIPEVSRIPLDKADLKQFRPDLPDWLRSMGRWNRCHLWFVASRTLSQLIVFHV; this is translated from the exons ATGGTTGACTTCATCCGGGGACAGTATCCTCATCTCCACTCAGACTGCCATTTCGTGCCTGATGAGCTCTTCTCGCGGACCAACTACACTGCACTGAGGGAGTTGTCGTCCCCCTTTGATGGTGTCGTCTGGCGTCAGGACGAGACGGAGCTCTCCAGCGTGTGCTGCGACCGCACCGAGGCTGTCGTCAGACGGGTCCTACGTCACGTGATCCAACGGGAACCTCTGTTTGTTCTGTCTAACTTCTCATTCGACAACTACCTCACCAAGACATTAAGCAGCACAGAGATGTCGAGGATGAAGATGACCTTATCTACGGTAAAAGACCTGTTCCCCAACCTCAGCCAACTGGAGACCACTCTGAGGCGAGGGGACTTTGACAACCTCATCATCTCCCGCAAGATGGGGCTGCTTGTCATTGAAGTCAAGACCATTGGCATCCAGATCAATGCCAACGTTCCCGAACTTCCCCGTGAGGAGATGGACATCAGTGACAAAAGCTACGAACAGAAGGTAACTCAAGGCATCAGCCAGCTGGACAAGGCTGGCGTTGTGCTGCATCATCTTTTTCAAGATTGTAGAAAGTCACTTCCGGTCACAAAATGTTTGGCTCTTCCCAACCTTCCCAGACGTCTTCTGGAATGCATAGTCAGCAGGAGCCCTGACCTGCAACAT GCATTCTGCAGGTGTCTGGATGCTTCTTCAGTGGCAGAGGCGGCCGCCAAATGCCTGTGTGCTGACGACCTGACACCTGGGGAAGAAACAGCACACGACCCCCGCATGACCtggtggtgtcacgtgaccacagacAGCTCAGCCGTGGAAGACGAGACGAAAAGACATTTGTCTGAGAAGGAATATGAAGTTATTATTTGCCG GTTGTGCGGGCCTTATTCCAAGCACCCAGTAGAAAACCGCAAGAACGCCAGACAGGAGGTCCGCACTGTCGACGACGTCGTCTACCTGACGGGTGTCCGTTTCGGTGCAGCTGTTCTTGGTGAGGATCAGCTGGAGGTCTTCAAGAGCGACGAACGCTTCGTCTACTTGGCGGGACCACCTGGTTCAGGTAAAACTCTGATTCTGGGCCTGAAAGCTGTTCACTGGGCCGAGGAAGGCTACCACGTCATCTTCCTTGGAGTCGAAGGTGTTGCGTGGGGCAGTCTCGTGTCTAGGACCTTGTTCCAGCGCGTGACAGAGTTCATGAGGTCAAAAGTCGAGAGAGCAAACAAACGTGATCGTTGTGAAAGAGGCATCAGCATAGGAGACCAAGCGACTCCAGCACCGcagggaaaaaagaagagaaagaaaaagaaaaggacaggAAATGAGGACTACAGTCAGAGTAACCATGTTAACGATGCCACTGGCTGTAACCGCTCGTCAGTAGATGTGAGTGACGACGACACCAGCATGCAGACAGAGGACACCACACCCACAGCACACGAGCCTCCCCTAGCAAGCGACCCTTGTACACAGACCTGTCACGTGCACTATCACGAGGTCGCCATGGACACTCACGCAGAAGCATTTCTGGAAGAACTGGTTAACAAGTATCAGGCCCGTGGCAAGGGCCTGCGTTTTGTTTTGGATGAAATTCCTGAGAAAATGACTTTACCCCGACTATCTAACAATGTGTCTGGTATCATCAGGCGACTAGCAGGGTGTGTCGACCATTATGAACAGCTCCTGCGCGAGGCTGATCAGGGCGAGGTCGGAGGTCAACGTGAGACATCTGCGACGCCGGCGATAGAGGGCGCTGCTTTGGTCAGG GAGAACACTGTTAAGATCAACCAGCACCTAGGGATCGTGGCGAAGGTCATGGAGAAGATGGTGACCGCAAAGGAGAAACATTCTGTGCTACGGTGTGACCCATGGCCGGCAAGGTTGATGGAAGTTGACAGGCTATACCGGACTTTGTGTGAGTACAGCCAGAGAGTCCGTGCCTGGGGTACTCACACCCGTCACCACTTGGAACAGGTGCAGGTTCTGCTGCAAGAAGCCTCCGGGCTCTTCTTCAACCTCCAGACCTGGCTGACGTCCTTCACCTTGCACGACATTTGCTGCGCGATTGTGGGGCGCGGTGACCCCGTGGATGTGGGGCTGTGGGGCTCCGGGGTGTACGTCACCTACCAGCCCCAAAGCTTGCAGCTGAAGCAGCTGACACGGTGCCTCCGCTGCCCACCCAATGTGCAGATCATCTTGGAGGAGACCAACAAGGACATGGTG CATCCCACCGATTTTGCTTACACCACAAGCGCAGCAGTGGTCAACCCCAACCTGCCCTTACCAACACAGGGGCCGCCGATACAGCTGCTTGACCaccgaggtcacgtgactgaggcAAGAGAAGTCATAGACTGCAGGAAGTGTGGAGAGACCCTAGCCAACTATATCCTGGACAAAATTG GGAACCCGCTCAGCCCGCTCCACGCGGAAGACATTTTTATCGTCGGCCCGTTTGACGTGGGCGAGAAAAACCCGCCACTGATCCGAACGCTCATCGACAGGGGCATCGGTGTGCAAACAGAACAACACACGATAAGTAAACCCCCACCGTACCCAGGGTGTGTTTTTGCAGTTG GAGGCGCTGCAGTGCAGGGATTGGAGGCCAAGTTGGTAGTCTTCATACCGGAAGTCAGTCGCATACCTCTTGACAAAGCTGATCTCAAACAGTTCCGGCCTGACTTGCCTGACTGGCTCCGAAGCATGGGTCGGTGGAACAGATGCCATCTGTGGTTTGTGGCCTCACGAACTCTCTCACAGCTGATCGTCTTCCACGTGTAG
- the LOC112555945 gene encoding uncharacterized protein LOC112555945 has product MTDNQAARRPLQCPKFKSRLAELPALWMKQVGGVAYPTPACGLVICATIQIPENRYSVPQHNALIMDIMNKAFSAHQGHVLWTSPHWPPCLLLVPCSLQCHSLYPTAYSVLSFTMTYSVLSFTIPYSVLCHSLYLQCLVSIHYTPQCLVSFTIPTVSCVNSLYPTVSCVSHYTPQCLVSVTIPHNVLSFTIHYSVLCHSLYPTVSCVIHYTPQCLVSFTIPHSVLCHSLYPTVSCVSHYTPQCLVSFTIHYTVLCHSLYTTLSCVIHYTLHCLVSVTIPHSVLCHSLYPTVSCVIHYDLQCLVIHYTPQCLVSFTIPHSVLCHSLYPTVSCVIHYDLQCLVIHYTPQCLVSFTIPHSVLCHSLTLQCPRSHPTLVKNKCL; this is encoded by the exons ATGACCGATAACCAAGCAGCCAGACGTCCGTTACAATGTCCGAAGTTCAAGAGTCGGCTGGCTGAGTTGCCTGCCCTTTGGATGAAACAAGTGGGTGGCGTTGCGTACCCAACACCCGCTTGTGGGCTTGTCATATGTGCAACTATTCAGATTCCTGAGAACAGGTATTCTGTACCTCAACATAATGCTTTAATAATGGACATAATGAATAAAGCCTTCTCCGCCCATCAGGGTCATGTCTTGTGGACATCACCGCATTGGCCGCCATGTCTACTCCTAGTTCCCTGCAGCTTGCA gtgtcattCACTATACCCTACTGCCTACAGTGTCTTGTCATTCACTATGACCTACAGTGTCTTGTCATTCACTATACCCTacagtgtcttgtgtcattCACTATACCTACAGTGTCTTGTGTCCATTCACTATACCCCacagtgtcttgtgtcattCACTATACCCACAGTGTCTTGTGTCAATTCACTATACCCCACAGTGTCTTGTGTCAGTCACTATACCCCACAGTGTCTTGTGTCAGTCACTATACCCCACAATGTTTTGTCATTCACTATACACTacagtgtcttgtgtcattCACTATACCCTacagtgtcttgtgtcattCACTATACCCCacagtgtcttgtgtcattCACTATACCCCacagtgtcttgtgtcattCACTATACCCCACAGTGTCTTGTGTCAGTCACTATACCCCacagtgtcttgtgtcattCACTATACACTACACTGTCTTGTGTCATTCACTATACACTACACTGTCTTGTGTCATTCACTATACACTACACTGTCTTGTGTCAGTCACTATACCCCacagtgtcttgtgtcattCACTATACCCTacagtgtcttgtgtcattCACTATGACCTACAGTGTCTTGTCATTCACTATACCCCacagtgtcttgtgtcattCACTATACCCCacagtgtcttgtgtcattCACTATACCCCacagtgtcttgtgtcattCACTATGACCTACAGTGTCTTGTCATTCACTATACTCCacagtgtcttgtgtcattCACTATACCCCacagtgtcttgtgtcattCACTAACCCTGCAATGTCCGAGGTCCCACCCAACACTcgtgaaaaacaaatgtttgtga